GCAATGTTCACCCGCGCCGTTCCTGAGGTTGACAGCATCTGATACCCCAAGACCATTGTGACCGGATTTTTTACATCGAATACCGGCGCTGTCATCAACCCATCATCAACACCATCCGATTCGATCCAATGAAAGCTACCATCGGTCCGGTATGTCGGACGGGCGGCACTGATCGCTTGGCTAAGATCGTGTCCATTCGGGGACAAATCCTGCCACAGCCCAACCGGTTCATTGTCGGATGTGACAGCCAAAGTGCCTCCATCATCCTGATACAGCGCTGCGACCTGTGAGGGATCAAAAAACATCGACGGAGACAGAGATGCCGGTGAAAACGGTGCAGGCGCTGACGACACCCTTCGGCGCAAGGCAAGCGCCGGAATATCATATCCCAATCCCATCATCAGACGAGCACAAAGGCATGGATGCCCGTCGCTGTCGTGCCGGTGGCCAGAACCCGACTGACCCCTACAGGAAGAATTGCGTTGTTTCCTACCACGACGATGCGGTCATGCCCGGCCACCGAAGTAAAAGCAATGGCACCCCCAGTTTCAACATAGAGCGCGACGGCAACGTTGATCAGATCACGAGCATCTGACGGCGTGACTGGCGCCATATCGGTTGCAGGCCCACGCAGGGAAAGCGAACGGTTCTCAAAAGGGTTTGTCATCATATGCTCCTGACAGTTTGGCACCTTGCGCACCGCTATGCTGAACACATTGACGGCGGCTGCTGTTTGTCAGAGTCCTATGGAGACAAGGTTGAGACCGTCTAACGCACCTGCACGTGGCCGTTACGGTCTGTTAACTAAATTGGTTAGAGAGCTGCGCCGCGTTTGGGCCGCCGGTGCATTCGCACCTGTTGTTCCAGCTGCAATTGTGCCCAAAGCTCATGCAGTGTGCCTTTTTTGTTCTTCGGGTCGCGATACACACGCACCTCCAAGTCGGTCGCCAACCGCTCTTCGACAATGGCAAGCCGACCTTCGGCCAACTCGGCCTTACACAAGCTCAGCGGAAGCCATCCCATGCCGAACCCCTCAAGAATCATCGCTTTCACACTGTTGGCCAACGCATTCTGGTTCACGATCAGCATCTTTTGCGGCGTGATGGCTTGTTCCAGCACGAAGTCCTGAACGGCACGTAAGGCAGAAACGGCTCCGTAGGACAACAGAGGCATCGCGTCTTTACTGCCGGTTTTGAACTGAAACTCCGGTCCGCCACCCGGTTTGGTGCGCGACACTGGAACAAACCGATCTGCAGATAGGGTCAGATATTCGAAATTCGCGACCTCCAACGGCCCAAGAAACTGCATCGACGGGTGCCAATAGGTCAGGATGACATCGCAATAGCTTTGCTGAAGCGCGCTGACAAATTGATCCGCCGCCCACGAGGTCGAGTTCAGGTCAGTCTCTACACCACCTTTGCTGGCCAGTGGGGCGATCAGGTTCTTGTAGTGGGTCATATACAACGATTGCGAAGTGGCGAAGCGAATGACATTCTCGCTTGCCGAATCAATCGTCTGACAACGCTCGATTGTTTCCTCGTAGGTGCGTAGCATGATTCGAGCCTGCGACAGAAAGACCTCGCCCGCAGGGGTCAAGGCCAGCGGCAGGGTTTCACGATTGATCAGCCGCACGCCGATCTCGTTCTCTAGCGCACGGATGCGCCGCGAGAACGCAGGCTGGCTGACATTGCGTTCTTCTGCTGCGCGCGAGAAGTTTTTGCACGCAACCAACGCCTCGAAATCTCTGAGCCAAATAATATCCAACGACGCGGGTCCGTATCAGGCGCCGATCACATCCTCATCCAACCGATCTTCTTCAACAGCGTGACAAGCCACAAGACTGCCGTCGGGTTGGTGAATAGCTTTCGGCTGTTCACTCCTACATCTGTTATTCGCAAAAGCGCAGCGGCTTTGGAAGGGACAACCTTGCGGCATGTTGATCGGCGTCGGGATCTCGCCCTTCAGGCGGATATGGTTCGGACGATCATCCTTGAGCTGCGGAACAGCGGACAACAAAGCCCGAGTATAGGGATGTTTTGGATTGGAAAACAGGGTGGCCGTGTCGGCTACTTCACAGACAGTTCCAAGATAGAGCACGGCCACGCGTGTGCCGAAATGTTCGACAACACTCAGGTCGTGGGTGATGAAAAGATAGGTCAGGCCGCGGCTTTCCTTGGCTTCCAGCATCAGATTCAACACCTGCGCCTGAATGGACACGTCCAGCGCGCTGATCGGTTCATCGGCAATGATAAACTGGGGATCTACTGTCAGGGCGCGGGCAATTGCGATCCGCTGTCGCTGACCGCCTGAAAACTCGTGCGGATACCGTTTGACCCAGCTGGGATCGACCCCGACGGACATCATCACTTCGGTCACCTTGTCGCGTACTTCTGCGGCAGAAAAAGAGGGGAAGTGATGCTTCACGGGCTCTTCCAACGCCTGTCGAATGGTCATTCGTGGATTCAGCGACGCGTAAGGATTTTGAAAGATCATCTGGATCTTCTTGCGAAGTGGCTGCATTTCAGACCGCGACCGGTTGTCGATGCGCGACCCGTCATAGTGAATCTCGCCTTTGGTCGGTGTCAGCAGTCCGGCCACCAGACGGGCAACGGTGGATTTACCACAGCCGCTTTCTCCGACAACGCACAGCGCTTCACCCCGATTCACATCCAGCGTCACGTTGTTCACCGCATGCACAGCACGAGTTTCGCGTGTCAGCCGACCATTTCGAAATTTGAGGGTCTCTAGAAAGCCTTGATCAAGATCGAACCGCTTTTCCAATCCCTTGATTTCGACCAGAGGGGTCTGAGCATTCAAGTCCTTCATGCGTTCTGCTCCTGTCGTGCACCCTCGGCGTGTAGCCGTTCTACTTCGTGACAGGCCACTTGAACCTCGCCATATTGAATGACTTCTGGCAATTTGCTGCGGCACAGATCGGTTGCAAATTCACACCGGGGATTGAATGGACAACCTGGCGGGATGTTCGTCAATGATGGCATGTTGCCGGGGATCTGACGCAGTTTATGCCCTGGCAGGGTTTGCTGTGGCAATGCGTTGATCAGCCCCTGAGTGTAGGGATGCTGTGGATCGTTAATGATTTCGCGCGTGCGCCCAGCCTCGATGATCCGGCCAGCATACATGACCAGTGTCCGCTCGGTCATCTGGCTGACCACACCAAGGTCATGGGTGATTAGAATCAGACCAACCTTGTTCGACTGGCACAGCTCCAACAGCAGCTCCATGATGTCGGCCTGAATGGTCACGTCCAGCGCAGTTGTCGGCTCGTCCGCAATGATCAGTTCCGGGTCCAGCAAAAGTGCAATCGCA
This DNA window, taken from Aliiroseovarius sp. F47248L, encodes the following:
- a CDS encoding LysR family transcriptional regulator, translating into MDIIWLRDFEALVACKNFSRAAEERNVSQPAFSRRIRALENEIGVRLINRETLPLALTPAGEVFLSQARIMLRTYEETIERCQTIDSASENVIRFATSQSLYMTHYKNLIAPLASKGGVETDLNSTSWAADQFVSALQQSYCDVILTYWHPSMQFLGPLEVANFEYLTLSADRFVPVSRTKPGGGPEFQFKTGSKDAMPLLSYGAVSALRAVQDFVLEQAITPQKMLIVNQNALANSVKAMILEGFGMGWLPLSLCKAELAEGRLAIVEERLATDLEVRVYRDPKNKKGTLHELWAQLQLEQQVRMHRRPKRGAAL
- a CDS encoding oligopeptide/dipeptide ABC transporter ATP-binding protein, with translation MKDLNAQTPLVEIKGLEKRFDLDQGFLETLKFRNGRLTRETRAVHAVNNVTLDVNRGEALCVVGESGCGKSTVARLVAGLLTPTKGEIHYDGSRIDNRSRSEMQPLRKKIQMIFQNPYASLNPRMTIRQALEEPVKHHFPSFSAAEVRDKVTEVMMSVGVDPSWVKRYPHEFSGGQRQRIAIARALTVDPQFIIADEPISALDVSIQAQVLNLMLEAKESRGLTYLFITHDLSVVEHFGTRVAVLYLGTVCEVADTATLFSNPKHPYTRALLSAVPQLKDDRPNHIRLKGEIPTPINMPQGCPFQSRCAFANNRCRSEQPKAIHQPDGSLVACHAVEEDRLDEDVIGA
- a CDS encoding ABC transporter ATP-binding protein; the protein is MSLLSVRDLTVKFAMRDETVTALNGISFDVAKGERLGIVGESGAGKSITGFSLMNLISRPGYVDRGEILLDGEDVVKMSDKRLRQLRGDKMAMIFQDPMVTLNPVLTIGQQMIETLLAHRKLSREEAKQIAIVKLREVYIPSPEERLGQYPHELSGGMRQRIIIAIALLLDPELIIADEPTTALDVTIQADIMELLLELCQSNKVGLILITHDLGVVSQMTERTLVMYAGRIIEAGRTREIINDPQHPYTQGLINALPQQTLPGHKLRQIPGNMPSLTNIPPGCPFNPRCEFATDLCRSKLPEVIQYGEVQVACHEVERLHAEGARQEQNA